One region of Ignavibacteriales bacterium genomic DNA includes:
- a CDS encoding acetylornithine/succinylornithine family transaminase: MEKRKFQEERGLFNQHNDIVEKESSLLKNYSRYPVEFVSGDGAYLFDKNGKKYLDFLSGIAVTGFGHSNPRIKSAVEKQINKLWHVSNLFESEQQEILAEKLAEISGLDSVFFCNSGTEANEAAIKFARKWGKGRSHIITALNSFHGRTMGSLSATGQKKVWEGFEPLTPGFSYAEFGDIDVLEQEYNKHANETVAIMLEPIQGESGIIIPPEGYLKNVRQFCDEHNLLLILDEVQSGMGRTGKFFAHQWEEIKPDIITIAKGIANGLPLGAAICSKEVGDEIKPGSHGSTFGGNPVAVAAAIEVVNLLDDSVLNQIDKLGTSLIESIINLHAIQIKEVRGKGLMIGVEFNEGISAKVIAQKLLSDGVVTGTSGEVVLRLLPPFIITEKEIVQFGAALSGVLNEL, encoded by the coding sequence TTGGAGAAAAGAAAGTTTCAGGAGGAACGTGGATTGTTCAATCAGCATAATGATATAGTTGAAAAAGAATCATCGCTTTTAAAAAATTACTCCCGCTATCCGGTTGAATTTGTTTCTGGAGATGGCGCTTACCTTTTTGATAAGAACGGAAAAAAATATCTCGACTTTCTTAGCGGTATTGCTGTAACAGGATTTGGGCACAGTAATCCAAGAATTAAATCCGCCGTAGAAAAACAGATTAATAAATTATGGCATGTTTCAAATCTATTTGAATCAGAACAGCAGGAAATTCTTGCTGAAAAACTTGCTGAAATATCCGGATTGGATTCCGTTTTCTTCTGCAACTCAGGAACTGAAGCAAATGAAGCCGCAATCAAGTTTGCAAGAAAATGGGGCAAAGGAAGAAGTCATATCATCACGGCTCTAAACAGTTTTCATGGAAGAACAATGGGAAGCCTTTCTGCAACCGGACAGAAAAAAGTCTGGGAAGGATTTGAACCACTTACGCCGGGTTTTTCTTATGCTGAGTTTGGAGACATAGATGTGCTTGAACAAGAATACAATAAACATGCGAACGAAACTGTCGCAATAATGTTGGAGCCAATTCAAGGAGAAAGCGGAATCATAATTCCTCCTGAAGGATATTTAAAAAATGTAAGACAATTCTGCGATGAGCATAATCTTCTTTTAATTCTTGATGAAGTTCAAAGTGGAATGGGAAGAACCGGGAAGTTTTTCGCACACCAGTGGGAAGAAATAAAGCCGGACATCATTACGATTGCAAAAGGAATTGCAAATGGCTTACCGCTTGGTGCTGCAATTTGTTCTAAAGAAGTCGGAGATGAAATTAAACCGGGCAGTCATGGTTCAACCTTTGGCGGCAATCCGGTTGCTGTTGCCGCAGCGATTGAAGTTGTTAATCTTCTTGATGATTCTGTCTTAAACCAAATAGATAAGTTGGGAACAAGTTTAATTGAATCGATCATAAATCTTCATGCAATTCAGATAAAAGAAGTGAGAGGTAAAGGATTGATGATAGGAGTTGAATTTAATGAAGGAATTTCTGCAAAGGTAATTGCGCAAAAGTTATTAAGCGATGGTGTAGTAACCGGAACATCTGGTGAAGTTGTTCTGCGTTTGCTTCCACCATTTATAATAACGGAAAAAGAGATTGTACAATTTGGTGCTGCTTTAAGTGGAGTATTGAATGAACTTTAA
- the argJ gene encoding bifunctional glutamate N-acetyltransferase/amino-acid acetyltransferase ArgJ — MYQFIENGTVTSTPGFVAAGIFCGIKKRKKDLALIFSKKECTAAGTFTLNKVKAAPLILSQELINNKNLIRAILVNSGNANACTGESGYRDAEISQKYCAASLGISPSEVLVSSTGVIGQRMPMEKLLSGIDAIVPQLTITGGADAAEAILTTDKKEKSFAVKVKLEKDEITIGAICKGSGMIMPNMATMLAFITTDAKIDQPVLQKMLSNAVKNSFNKISVDGDTSTNDMVVLLSNGISGIEINEQSKDEKFFQEALHAICVAMAKSIVSDGEGATKLVTINVTGAHSQQDADMVGKAVANSSLVKTALYGQDANWGRIMSAAGNSGADIDPATMSIFFDDLPVVLPNYNIVLNEKAAKEILTKPEFRIKINLNGGNDSSTWWTCDFSEEYVRINADYRT; from the coding sequence ATGTATCAGTTTATTGAGAATGGAACCGTTACCTCTACTCCAGGATTTGTAGCTGCTGGAATTTTTTGCGGCATTAAGAAAAGGAAAAAAGATCTTGCGCTAATTTTTTCTAAAAAGGAATGCACGGCTGCTGGTACTTTCACTTTGAATAAAGTTAAAGCCGCCCCACTTATTCTTTCACAAGAACTCATCAACAATAAAAATTTAATTAGAGCAATTCTGGTTAATTCTGGCAACGCCAATGCATGCACTGGCGAATCGGGTTATAGAGATGCTGAGATTTCTCAAAAATATTGTGCCGCTTCATTGGGCATTTCACCTTCGGAGGTTTTGGTAAGTTCAACAGGAGTAATTGGACAAAGAATGCCGATGGAAAAATTGCTTTCAGGTATCGATGCAATAGTTCCACAGCTAACTATCACTGGTGGAGCCGATGCCGCCGAAGCGATTTTAACTACAGATAAAAAAGAGAAATCGTTTGCGGTAAAAGTTAAACTGGAAAAAGACGAGATTACAATCGGAGCAATCTGCAAAGGCAGCGGAATGATTATGCCCAATATGGCAACTATGCTTGCGTTCATTACAACTGACGCAAAAATTGATCAACCCGTTTTACAAAAAATGCTTAGCAATGCAGTTAAAAATTCATTCAATAAAATTTCTGTGGATGGCGATACAAGCACAAATGATATGGTTGTTCTATTATCAAATGGAATTTCCGGAATAGAGATAAATGAACAATCCAAAGATGAAAAATTTTTCCAGGAAGCACTTCACGCAATTTGTGTGGCAATGGCAAAATCAATTGTTTCTGATGGAGAAGGAGCAACTAAATTAGTAACGATCAATGTAACCGGAGCGCATTCGCAACAAGATGCGGATATGGTCGGAAAAGCTGTTGCTAATTCTTCTCTTGTTAAAACAGCTTTGTATGGTCAGGACGCAAACTGGGGAAGGATTATGTCGGCGGCTGGAAACAGCGGTGCAGATATTGATCCTGCTACTATGAGCATTTTCTTTGATGATTTGCCAGTTGTGCTTCCTAATTACAATATTGTTTTAAATGAGAAAGCTGCCAAAGAAATTTTAACTAAACCAGAGTTTCGGATTAAAATTAATCTTAACGGCGGAAACGATTCTTCGACTTGGTGGACGTGCGATTTCTCTGAAGAGTACGTTAGAATAAATGCGGATTATAGAACCTAA
- the argH gene encoding argininosuccinate lyase — MLWGGRFKEKLNDKALSFSSSLSVDINLILEDLLASKVHAEMLSKVGLITEDESNQIINGLNKIETEWKSNDWVLDENKFEDIHTAVEWRLTELIGESAGKLHTGRSRNDQVATDMKLWIRKAGNQLKDEILSFQKTLVETAKQHTETIIPGYTHLQRAQPISFAFHLLTYVEMLERDKARAYPLTPSPKEGDFKISSIGKRAEAACPLGSGALAGSTLPLDRNYTSEKLGFDFPARNALDAVSDRDFLLDFLNTCSIGMMHLSRLAEEIILWSSAEWKFIKLSDEFATGSSLMPQKKNPDMAELVRGKTGRVFGNQFSLLSTMKSLPLSYNRDLQEDKEPVFDSFNTYINSLSIMKMMIATMEVNAKRFTEELKKDFSLATDLADWLVLKGIPFREAHNIVGTLVRHCEDDGKTFNDLVLADMKEINPIFDETALECLNLETALSRKKTFGSPNPKMVKEQIEFWKNKFK; from the coding sequence ATGTTGTGGGGCGGAAGGTTTAAAGAAAAGTTAAACGACAAAGCGCTGAGTTTTTCTTCATCGCTTTCCGTTGATATAAATTTAATTCTTGAAGATCTTCTTGCCAGTAAAGTTCATGCGGAAATGCTTTCTAAAGTTGGATTGATTACGGAAGATGAAAGCAATCAAATTATAAATGGATTAAATAAAATTGAAACGGAATGGAAATCTAATGATTGGGTTCTGGATGAAAACAAGTTTGAAGATATTCATACAGCCGTTGAATGGCGGCTTACAGAACTGATTGGCGAATCCGCAGGCAAACTACATACTGGAAGAAGCCGGAATGATCAGGTTGCGACAGACATGAAACTGTGGATACGTAAAGCCGGCAATCAATTGAAAGATGAAATTCTTTCATTCCAGAAAACTTTAGTAGAAACAGCGAAACAGCACACAGAAACAATTATTCCCGGTTATACACATCTGCAAAGAGCGCAACCAATTTCTTTTGCGTTTCATCTGCTGACTTATGTAGAAATGCTTGAAAGAGATAAAGCAAGAGCCTATCCCCTAACCCCTTCCCCAAAGGAAGGGGATTTTAAAATCTCTTCCATTGGGAAAAGGGCTGAGGCTGCATGTCCGCTTGGTTCTGGCGCACTTGCCGGTTCAACGCTTCCACTTGATAGAAATTATACATCAGAAAAATTAGGTTTTGATTTTCCGGCTCGCAATGCTTTGGATGCAGTTTCTGATCGCGATTTCCTTCTTGATTTTTTAAATACCTGTTCAATTGGAATGATGCACCTTAGCCGCCTTGCTGAAGAAATTATTCTCTGGTCTTCGGCTGAATGGAAGTTCATAAAACTATCAGACGAATTCGCAACCGGTTCATCATTGATGCCACAAAAGAAAAATCCTGATATGGCGGAATTAGTTAGAGGAAAAACCGGAAGAGTATTCGGCAACCAGTTTTCTCTTCTTTCCACAATGAAAAGTTTACCGCTAAGTTACAACCGCGATTTGCAGGAAGATAAAGAGCCGGTGTTCGATTCATTTAATACTTACATCAATTCTCTTTCCATTATGAAGATGATGATAGCAACAATGGAAGTGAACGCTAAAAGATTTACAGAAGAACTAAAGAAAGATTTTTCTCTTGCAACAGATTTGGCAGACTGGCTTGTATTGAAAGGAATTCCATTCCGTGAAGCGCATAACATTGTTGGAACTCTTGTTCGGCATTGCGAGGATGATGGAAAAACTTTTAATGATCTTGTGCTGGCAGATATGAAAGAAATTAATCCAATCTTTGATGAAACAGCATTGGAGTGTTTGAATCTTGAAACTGCGTTAAGCCGGAAGAAAACATTCGGCTCTCCAAATCCGAAAATGGTTAAAGAGCAAATAGAATTCTGGAAGAATAAATTTAAATGA
- the argB gene encoding acetylglutamate kinase: protein MKIAVLKISGKALNELFASEAWIQSIQKLNHFYDGLVIVHGAGKNISEWSEALGHQSKFIDGQRVTTEEVMDVVAAVQAGILNAKIVSKLISSGLNAIGLTGIDRGSFVAENVNEELGFVGVPKQVQSINWIKDLAKTKVIPVFSSVCRDAAGNLMNVNADIFTEVLAASLKAESVFFVSDVQGVMLNGNFQQTIDAEDILKGINEGEITDGMIPKMNSCLDLLNKGINKIWIGSKILEDIIGEKKVSGGTWIVQSA from the coding sequence ATGAAGATAGCAGTTCTAAAAATATCTGGTAAAGCTTTGAACGAATTGTTCGCTTCCGAAGCATGGATTCAATCAATCCAAAAGCTAAATCATTTTTATGATGGATTAGTAATAGTTCATGGTGCAGGAAAAAATATTTCCGAATGGTCAGAAGCACTTGGTCACCAAAGTAAATTTATTGACGGTCAGCGCGTAACAACCGAAGAAGTTATGGATGTTGTTGCAGCAGTTCAGGCGGGCATATTGAACGCGAAAATCGTAAGCAAATTAATTTCTTCCGGTTTGAATGCAATTGGTTTAACAGGAATTGACCGAGGATCATTTGTTGCAGAAAATGTAAATGAAGAATTAGGTTTTGTCGGCGTGCCCAAACAAGTTCAATCCATTAACTGGATTAAGGATTTGGCAAAAACAAAAGTTATTCCTGTTTTTTCTAGTGTGTGCAGAGATGCCGCTGGCAATCTTATGAATGTTAATGCAGATATTTTTACTGAAGTTCTTGCTGCTTCGCTAAAAGCTGAATCAGTTTTCTTTGTGTCGGATGTTCAAGGCGTAATGCTGAATGGAAATTTTCAGCAGACAATTGATGCGGAAGATATTCTTAAAGGAATTAATGAAGGCGAGATTACCGACGGAATGATTCCAAAGATGAATAGCTGCCTTGACCTTTTGAATAAAGGGATAAACAAAATCTGGATTGGTTCAAAAATTCTGGAAGATATAATTGGAGAAAAGAAAGTTTCAGGAGGAACGTGGATTGTTCAATCAGCATAA
- the argC gene encoding N-acetyl-gamma-glutamyl-phosphate reductase: MISVGIIGGSGYTGKKLIQFCNNHPFVDGFEVYGNITAGENISTVFPEMSGWVDDKTIKSVGDLSLEHDLYFTALPHGEALNYIPFLINQGKKVIDLGGDYRLDMEEIYTNWYKIKHSSPYLLKNKIYGLADFSDTDYSGYDLVANPGCYPTAALLSLLPLASNFSEEILSVSTVAYSGTSGAGKSAKTDLLMSEMDGNVRAYNVNQHRHQPEILQELHKAGFNSPFSFTTHLLPVAVGIYSTTSIHLKSKISENDLNQAFKESYGSSFFVRLRNTPPNLGWVTGTNFCDINVAVKDKTVILTSAIDNLIKGAAGQAIQNMNKLFDWDEKLGILNKGVKDVSVY, encoded by the coding sequence ATGATTTCGGTTGGAATTATTGGCGGCAGCGGTTATACGGGTAAAAAGTTAATTCAATTTTGTAACAATCATCCTTTTGTTGATGGGTTTGAAGTTTACGGAAATATAACCGCAGGCGAAAATATAAGCACAGTCTTTCCGGAAATGTCCGGGTGGGTTGATGATAAAACAATTAAATCTGTTGGCGATCTTTCACTTGAACATGATTTATACTTTACCGCTTTACCGCATGGCGAAGCTTTAAACTACATTCCATTCTTAATTAATCAGGGCAAAAAAGTTATTGATCTTGGCGGAGATTACCGACTTGATATGGAAGAGATTTATACAAACTGGTATAAAATTAAACATTCATCTCCATATCTGCTTAAAAATAAAATTTATGGACTTGCAGATTTTTCCGACACAGATTATTCCGGATATGATTTGGTTGCCAATCCTGGATGTTATCCAACAGCCGCATTACTTTCGCTACTTCCGCTTGCATCAAATTTCAGTGAAGAAATATTATCAGTTAGTACAGTTGCTTATTCAGGAACCAGCGGAGCAGGTAAATCCGCTAAAACTGATTTGCTAATGTCTGAAATGGATGGCAACGTTAGAGCGTATAACGTTAATCAACACAGGCACCAACCGGAAATTTTGCAGGAGTTGCACAAAGCAGGATTCAACTCACCATTTTCCTTTACAACACACTTGCTTCCTGTTGCTGTTGGAATTTACTCTACTACATCAATTCATTTGAAGAGCAAAATAAGTGAAAACGATTTGAACCAGGCTTTCAAAGAGTCATATGGCAGTTCATTTTTTGTACGATTGAGAAACACTCCACCGAATTTAGGCTGGGTAACAGGAACAAACTTTTGCGATATAAATGTAGCGGTAAAGGACAAAACAGTAATCCTCACTTCCGCAATTGATAATTTAATTAAAGGCGCTGCCGGGCAGGCAATTCAAAATATGAATAAACTATTTGATTGGGATGAGAAACTTGGAATATTAAATAAAGGAGTTAAAGATGTATCAGTTTATTGA
- a CDS encoding cytidylate kinase-like family protein: MKVKSESEKAREYLESHTAGSHLIKMVGPCITVSRQSGAGSGIVDEKLKDILRQHQSEEYGDWEIFDKNLIEKVLEDHNLPERLGKLFHQEKHSSAKSMVSELLGLQPSMYSLLHKTTHTILQLAQMGNVIIVGRAGNIITAHLPNSFHVRLVAPLEDRIKRMMDYYNVGRKEALAMIKNEDDSRKEYLHKHFHKDIDDLLLYHLVLNTNLLSYEETANIIANAVMKKFPKMFLIHQESAVL, from the coding sequence ATGAAAGTAAAAAGTGAAAGTGAAAAAGCTCGGGAGTATCTCGAATCCCATACCGCAGGTTCTCATTTAATAAAAATGGTTGGTCCATGTATAACCGTCTCCCGCCAATCTGGCGCGGGTTCCGGCATTGTTGATGAAAAACTAAAAGATATTCTCCGGCAGCATCAAAGCGAGGAATATGGAGATTGGGAAATATTTGATAAAAATTTAATTGAAAAAGTTTTGGAAGATCATAATCTTCCCGAAAGATTGGGCAAATTATTTCACCAGGAAAAACATTCATCTGCCAAATCCATGGTGAGTGAACTACTTGGGCTTCAGCCCTCGATGTATTCTTTACTTCACAAAACAACGCATACTATTTTACAACTTGCACAAATGGGGAATGTAATTATTGTCGGCAGAGCTGGGAATATCATAACCGCGCATTTGCCAAATTCTTTCCACGTTCGCTTAGTTGCTCCGCTTGAAGACAGAATAAAGCGAATGATGGATTACTACAATGTTGGAAGGAAAGAAGCTCTTGCAATGATTAAAAATGAAGATGATTCCAGAAAAGAATACTTGCACAAACATTTTCATAAAGATATTGATGATCTGCTTCTGTATCATTTAGTCCTGAATACGAATCTGCTTAGCTATGAAGAAACAGCAAACATAATTGCAAATGCTGTAATGAAGAAATTTCCGAAGATGTTTTTGATTCATCAGGAATCGGCAGTTTTGTGA
- the carB gene encoding carbamoyl-phosphate synthase (glutamine-hydrolyzing) large subunit yields the protein MIKKRKANKVLILGSGALQIGQAGEFDYSGSQAIKALKEDGITTILINPNIATIQTSEDFADKVYFLPIKTNFVEKVIEKEKPDNILLSFGGQTALNVGVDLYKKGILQKHNVNVLGTSVEAIMNTEDRLLFNNKVTEVGLKVAKSKTVNSLEEIDAAANEIGFPLMVRIAYALGGLGSGIVKDKTELLDKAKRAFSFTNQILLEESLYGWKEVEYEIVRDRFNNCITVCSMENVDPMGIHTGDSIVVAPVQTLSAKENFMLRSIGIKLIRHLGIIGECNIQYALDPHSDDYRIIEVNARLSRSSALASKATGYPLAFIATKLALGYALNEVENIITQETSACFEPALDYITLKYPRWDLQKFSQVSTLLGSEMKSVGEVMSIGRSFEEVMQKAIRMLDVGMNGFVCNEIELTSFGGIEEAIEKPTDKRMFAIAQAIRSGITVERIHELSKIDKWFLYKLKNIVESEKELMECRTENIPEELFRKAKKQGFSDKQIGLIFKTNEKNIREKRKELNIIPFVKQIDTLAAEFPAKTNYLYLTYNGSEDDIVQGESDQIVVLGSGAYRIGSSVEFDWCCVNSVQTLNNLEYKTIMINCNPETVSTDYDICDKLYFEELTYERVMDIYEKENPMGIIVSMGGQTPNNLAMKLHNSGVRILGTSPLQIDNAENRHKFSKILDELKIDQPDWKELTSLKEAKEFSVRVGYPVLIRPSYVLSGASMSIVLNEDELEFYLNKASLISKDYPVVISKFITEAREIEADAVGDNGELFCYAISEHVENAGVHSGDATLVLPPQRTYLETMRRVKIITKEIAAALKITGPFNIQFIAKDNDVKVIECNLRASRSFPFVSKVLKINFIDIATRLMMGEKVNRIDKSSFDLDYVGVKAPQFSFTRLKGSDPVLGVEMSSTGEVACIGDDFNEAFLKSCLSTGFKIPKKAILLSTGTPKDKAEFLEGARILYEKGLKFYATKGTADYLQGNGMEAEVLYWPFDNLEPNIMTYLSEGKIDLVVNIPKSAEKAELENDYLIRRKSVDMNIPLITNIQFAKRFAKSLGLYSSGSLKIKSWDEYS from the coding sequence ATGATAAAAAAAAGAAAAGCCAACAAAGTTTTAATTCTTGGTTCCGGTGCACTTCAAATTGGGCAAGCAGGCGAATTTGATTATTCCGGCAGTCAGGCAATAAAAGCACTTAAGGAAGATGGGATAACAACCATATTAATAAATCCAAATATTGCTACAATCCAAACCTCGGAAGATTTTGCCGATAAGGTTTATTTCCTCCCGATCAAAACTAATTTTGTAGAGAAGGTGATTGAAAAAGAAAAACCGGATAATATTCTGCTAAGCTTTGGTGGTCAAACAGCGCTAAACGTTGGAGTCGATCTTTACAAAAAAGGAATTCTTCAGAAACATAATGTTAACGTTCTGGGTACATCGGTAGAAGCAATTATGAATACCGAAGACCGGCTTCTCTTCAATAATAAAGTTACGGAGGTTGGACTAAAAGTAGCCAAAAGCAAAACTGTAAATTCGCTTGAAGAAATTGATGCGGCTGCAAATGAAATTGGTTTTCCATTGATGGTTCGGATTGCGTATGCACTCGGTGGTCTTGGCTCTGGCATTGTGAAGGATAAAACCGAATTGCTTGATAAAGCAAAGCGTGCATTCTCATTTACGAATCAAATTCTTTTGGAAGAGTCTCTCTACGGCTGGAAAGAAGTTGAGTATGAAATTGTACGCGATCGATTTAATAATTGCATAACAGTGTGTTCGATGGAGAATGTCGATCCGATGGGAATCCACACCGGCGACAGCATTGTTGTTGCTCCGGTTCAAACGCTTTCCGCAAAAGAAAACTTTATGCTTCGCTCAATCGGAATTAAATTAATCCGTCATCTTGGAATAATTGGTGAGTGCAACATTCAGTACGCACTCGATCCACATTCTGATGATTACAGAATAATAGAAGTGAACGCACGGTTAAGCCGGAGTTCAGCGCTTGCGTCTAAAGCAACCGGTTATCCGCTTGCATTCATTGCTACAAAATTAGCTCTCGGTTATGCTTTGAATGAAGTTGAAAATATTATTACGCAAGAAACTTCTGCCTGTTTTGAACCGGCACTTGATTATATCACACTTAAGTACCCACGCTGGGATTTGCAGAAATTCAGCCAGGTAAGTACATTACTCGGAAGTGAAATGAAATCCGTTGGTGAAGTAATGTCCATCGGAAGAAGTTTTGAAGAAGTTATGCAAAAAGCAATTCGCATGCTTGATGTTGGCATGAACGGATTTGTTTGCAATGAAATTGAATTAACTTCATTTGGTGGCATTGAAGAAGCGATTGAAAAACCCACAGATAAAAGAATGTTTGCAATTGCCCAGGCGATACGTTCGGGAATTACCGTTGAAAGAATTCATGAACTTTCCAAAATTGATAAATGGTTTTTATATAAGCTTAAGAATATTGTTGAATCAGAAAAAGAGTTGATGGAATGCAGAACTGAAAACATCCCGGAAGAACTATTCCGTAAAGCTAAGAAGCAAGGATTTTCTGATAAGCAAATTGGATTGATCTTTAAAACCAACGAAAAAAATATCCGTGAAAAAAGGAAGGAATTGAATATCATTCCTTTCGTAAAGCAAATTGATACTTTGGCGGCGGAATTCCCCGCCAAAACAAATTATCTTTATCTTACTTATAACGGCAGCGAAGATGACATTGTTCAGGGTGAAAGCGACCAGATTGTTGTGCTTGGCAGTGGAGCATATAGAATTGGTTCCTCTGTTGAGTTCGACTGGTGCTGCGTAAATTCCGTTCAAACGCTTAACAACTTAGAATATAAAACAATAATGATTAACTGCAATCCGGAAACAGTTAGCACTGATTATGATATTTGTGATAAACTTTATTTTGAAGAGCTGACTTATGAGCGGGTGATGGATATTTATGAAAAAGAAAATCCGATGGGAATTATTGTTTCGATGGGAGGGCAAACTCCAAATAACCTTGCAATGAAGCTGCATAATTCTGGTGTTCGAATTTTAGGAACATCACCTTTACAAATCGATAATGCAGAAAATCGCCATAAGTTTTCTAAAATTCTTGATGAACTAAAGATCGACCAGCCGGATTGGAAAGAACTAACAAGTTTGAAAGAAGCAAAAGAGTTTTCTGTACGCGTTGGTTACCCGGTTTTAATCCGCCCAAGTTATGTACTAAGCGGCGCTTCCATGAGCATTGTTCTAAATGAAGATGAGTTAGAATTCTATCTTAATAAAGCATCGCTTATAAGTAAAGATTATCCTGTAGTAATTAGTAAGTTTATTACAGAAGCAAGGGAAATTGAAGCTGATGCTGTTGGAGATAATGGTGAGTTATTTTGTTATGCAATTTCTGAACATGTAGAAAACGCCGGAGTTCATTCTGGTGATGCTACGTTGGTTTTACCGCCGCAGCGGACTTACTTGGAAACTATGCGCAGAGTGAAAATTATTACTAAAGAAATCGCTGCTGCTTTGAAAATAACCGGTCCATTCAACATCCAGTTTATTGCTAAGGATAATGATGTAAAAGTAATTGAGTGTAACCTGCGTGCTTCACGAAGTTTTCCATTTGTTTCTAAAGTTTTAAAAATAAATTTTATTGATATTGCTACTCGGTTAATGATGGGGGAAAAAGTAAACAGGATTGATAAATCATCGTTTGATTTAGATTATGTTGGCGTTAAAGCGCCCCAGTTTTCTTTTACAAGATTAAAAGGATCCGATCCGGTTCTTGGAGTTGAAATGTCTTCCACGGGCGAAGTTGCCTGCATTGGAGATGATTTTAATGAAGCGTTTTTGAAAAGCTGTCTTTCAACTGGATTTAAAATTCCTAAAAAAGCAATCCTGCTTTCTACCGGAACACCAAAGGATAAAGCAGAATTTCTGGAAGGAGCAAGAATTCTTTATGAAAAAGGTTTGAAATTTTACGCAACTAAAGGAACAGCTGATTATTTACAAGGCAATGGTATGGAAGCGGAAGTGCTTTACTGGCCATTCGATAATTTAGAACCAAACATTATGACTTACCTTTCCGAAGGCAAAATCGATCTTGTTGTAAACATTCCCAAGAGTGCTGAGAAGGCAGAATTAGAAAATGATTACCTGATCCGGCGGAAATCTGTTGATATGAATATTCCGCTTATTACCAACATCCAGTTTGCAAAACGGTTTGCAAAATCTCTTGGACTCTATTCCTCTGGCAGCTTAAAAATAAAAAGCTGGGATGAATATAGTTGA
- a CDS encoding argininosuccinate synthase translates to MSRKKIVVAYSGGLDTSIMVKWLSEKYDADIITATGNLGQRAELEGLEEKAMKTGAVKSIILDLRHEFVTEYLWKALKAGALYEGVYPMACSIGRPLLAKMLVDVALQEGADTVAHGCTGKGNDQVRFEVGVQTLAPQLNVIAPLREWEFKSREEEIDYAIENKIPIKITKAKPYSIDENLWGIAVECGVLEDPTCAPPEDAFQITTNPIYAPDKSETVTISFEKGIPVCVNNSVTDPVEMLEVLNAIGGKHGIGRMDLIENRVVGIKSREVYEAPAAVILHKAHNELEKLILDKETFRFKQDVSNKIANLIYDGLWFSPLFNSLMAFVDSTQKNLTGEVTMEFYKGNITVLSRSSQFSLYNLELATYTSDDKFDHKASEGFIKIYGLPYKTITQVYESVLEKEVA, encoded by the coding sequence ATGTCCAGGAAAAAAATAGTGGTCGCATACTCGGGAGGGTTAGATACTTCCATTATGGTAAAATGGTTAAGCGAAAAATATGATGCTGATATAATCACAGCAACCGGAAATTTAGGGCAGCGAGCAGAGCTTGAAGGACTTGAAGAAAAAGCTATGAAAACCGGCGCTGTTAAATCAATTATTTTAGATTTACGCCACGAGTTTGTAACTGAATATCTTTGGAAAGCATTAAAAGCCGGTGCATTATACGAAGGTGTCTATCCGATGGCTTGTTCAATAGGAAGACCGCTGCTGGCAAAGATGCTTGTTGATGTTGCTCTGCAGGAAGGCGCGGATACAGTTGCTCATGGCTGTACTGGTAAAGGAAACGATCAGGTAAGATTTGAAGTTGGTGTTCAGACTCTTGCCCCACAGTTAAATGTTATTGCCCCGCTGCGCGAATGGGAATTTAAAAGCCGAGAAGAAGAAATTGATTACGCAATCGAAAATAAAATTCCCATAAAAATTACCAAAGCAAAACCATATTCAATTGATGAAAATCTTTGGGGCATTGCAGTTGAGTGCGGCGTACTTGAAGATCCAACCTGCGCTCCTCCGGAAGATGCATTTCAAATAACAACTAATCCAATTTATGCTCCGGATAAATCTGAAACAGTAACCATCAGTTTTGAAAAAGGTATTCCGGTTTGTGTTAATAATTCTGTTACAGATCCTGTTGAAATGCTTGAAGTGCTTAATGCGATTGGTGGTAAGCATGGAATTGGAAGAATGGATTTGATTGAGAACCGTGTTGTTGGTATTAAGTCGAGAGAAGTGTATGAAGCGCCCGCCGCGGTTATTCTTCATAAAGCACACAACGAACTTGAGAAGCTGATACTTGATAAAGAAACATTCAGATTTAAGCAGGATGTTTCTAACAAAATTGCTAATTTAATTTATGACGGATTGTGGTTTTCACCGCTGTTCAACTCGCTTATGGCGTTTGTTGATTCAACTCAGAAAAATTTAACCGGTGAAGTAACAATGGAATTTTACAAAGGAAACATTACCGTGCTTTCAAGAAGCTCGCAGTTTAGTTTGTATAATCTTGAGCTTGCAACTTATACGAGCGATGATAAGTTTGATCATAAAGCGAGTGAAGGCTTTATAAAAATTTACGGTTTACCATACAAAACAATCACCCAGGTTTACGAATCAGTTTTAGAAAAGGAAGTTGCCTGA